The segment GGTCAAGCAACAGGAGAATTATGTCTCATATGCTGAGGCAAATTACTACGGGAAATATAAGGGTTTTGAAAATGTCTTTACTGTGGATTTGTCTTTTGCCAGGAATGCGCAGGAAATGGATGCCGGTAAAGGTTACGAGCAAAAAGTGTTCTTAGTGGATGAGGATGATGGTTGGAAGATAGTTGATGTGAGCCCGTATAAATAACTGGCAAAAGAAAGTACTGAAAGAAGGTCTGCTTATAACCGAACCGGTTATAAGCAGACCTTCTTTGATTCAAGCCAACCGGTATGAAGAAAGTCGCAAGTGTGCTGCGCCCACTTGCTTATCGAGAAAATTTATAAGCTGTCTTAGTTTATTGAAAGTTTCTATTAGACGAAATTATTGTTCCATGGTAACATAGCTAAAGTATAACGAGCTATAGTTAGCGGGGGAATGCATTGTGAAAACAAACAGAGTATTAATTTTACTATCGATGATCATTATGATTGCCGTTGTCATCGGCGGATGTAGTGATTCTTCAGGCTCGGCAGCAACAAGCGACGCTGATAAAGTGCTGGTGGTCGGAGCCATCCCTGATCAGAACATATCAGATCTTACCCGGCGGTTCGATTTGTTTGCCGATTATCTTGGCGAGAAGACCGGCCTTGAAGTTAAGTATGCCCCTTCAGTAGATTATGCAGCCCTGGTTACAGCTTTCAAACGCGGAGAAATTCAATTAGCGTGGTTCGGTGGTTTAACCGGAGTGCAGGCAAGAGAACTGGTGCCTGGGTCCGATGCTATTGCCCAAAGGCCAAGAGATTCACAATTCCATTCGGTTTTTATTGCCCAAAGCGGACTAAATGTTAAATCATTAAAAAACCTTACAGGATTAAGTTTTACCTTCGGCAGTGAAAGCTCCACTTCCGGACACCTAATGCCGAGATACTTTTTACTTCAAGAAGGAATTAATGCCGAAACGGACTTTGAGGGGATGCCCAATTTCTCCGGTTCTCATGACAAAACATGGAAGCTGGTTGAATCCGGTGCCTACCAAGCCGGAGCACTCAATGAGGCGGTTTGGCAGGCTGCCCTGGCAGAAGGAAAGGTAGATACTGACAAAGTGGAGATGTTTTATACTACCCCACCCTATTTTGACTATAACTGGACAATTCATGCTGACGTCGGCGAGATGTTCGGCCCAGGAACCAAGGATAAGATAACCGATGCGCTGTTGTCCATGGGCCAAGAGCAAAAGGAAATTCTGGCACTCTTTGCGGCGGATAGTTTCGTGGAGACTAACAATGAAAATTATCAGGCGATTGAGCAGGTGGCAGCCGAATTGGGGATTATAAAATGATTACGGCACCAGCAAAGCAGTCAGTGCCAATGCTTAAGATGGATAATATCAGTAAGTACTATGGAGGGGAAGAAACATTGGCCCCTCTTTCCCTTTCCATTAATAAAGGGGAAACTGTAGCAGTAATTGGGCCCAGCGGAGCCGGCAAAACTACATTACTCAATATCCTGGGAACAATAGTTCAGCCGGACAGGGGTCAAGTGCTAATCAACGGCATGTCAAGCAAAAATTTAAAGCCGGGTCGGCAATTGTCTCGCATGGTAGGGGTAATGCACCAGCAGCTAGACCTTATCGGACAGTTGTCGGTGATTAACAATGTTCTGGCGGGCCGCTTAGGTGAATGGGGTCTGCTGCGTTCATTGTTATCCTTGATTATTCCCCAGGAAAAGGCACTGGCAGTTAAAGCATTAGAGAGGGTCGGTATTCCGGAAAAACTTTATCAAAAGACTTCCCGACTATCCGGCGGCGAACAGCAGCGAGTGGCTATGGCCAGAATTTTAGTTCAGCAGCCCCAAGCTATTCTTGCCGATGAACCGATATCCTCTTTGGACCCGACTCGTGCGGTAGACATCCTCAGCATGCTGGTTAATTTTTCCAGGGAAAACGGCCAAACTCTGGTTGTGTCTCTCCATTCAGTAGAATATGCGCTGCAGTATTTTAATCGCATTATCGCCCTGCGGCACGGGAAAATATTTTTTGACCGACCAGCCAACCAGGTTACCAGAGAGGATATGGACCAGCTTTTTCAGATTGAGGAGGAAGCCAATGAAAGGTGCAAACCTTGGCCTGCATAATAGAACAATTCTTTCAACCGCATTAATCGGGGTATTCGCATGGAGTCTCACAACGGTAGACTGGGGAAATAACCTGCTTCATTCCGGCGGTATTGCGGCAATCACCCAGATCGCCAAGGCCGCATTTAAACCAGATCTTGCTCCGGAAATATTAATTCTGGCTGTGGTCTCTGCATGGAAGACTTTGGCCTATGCAACAGCAGGTATGACATTGGCAGTGCTGCTGGCCATACCTTTTGGTATTCTAGCCTCTGGAATCCTATCCAGTTGCAGCTTAAATCGTACAATAGGAGTTATATCTTTTCGCGGGATACTGAATGCCATGCGGGCCGTTCATGAACTGGTTTGGGCGTGGTTATTTGTTGCCGCTATGGGTCTGTCCCCTTTTGCAGCCATCTTTGCTCTGGCTATTCCTTACGGCGGCACTTTGGGACGTATTTTTGCCGACATTTTGCAGGATGTACCAAGGGCACCTCTGGCAGCATTACAAGCCGGCGGGGCCGGTAAGCTGCAGCTGTTGTTCTATGGGTACTTCCCCATGGCTCTGCCTGATATGGTCAGCTATACTATGTATCGCTTTGAATGTGCGCTGCGCTCGGCAGCTATTATGAGTTTTATCGGTTTGGGTGGGTTAGGCTATCAAATTCAGATATCTTTGCAGGATCTCCATTATAATGAAGTCTGGACATTTATCTTTTTCCTGGTTTTACTGGTAATGCTGGTTGATTTCTGGAGTAACCGCCTGCGCAGGAGGCTGACCGCATGAAAATATCCATTATGCTGGGATTGACACTGATAATTTCTTCCTGGACGTATATCTTTACTGCCGAAGGAGCTCACTTGTCTCTAATATTCTCCAGCACCACCGGCCAACAGCTTAAGGAATTTATTACCCAGCTTATAGGTAGTGGTGCTCCAGATAATGCATTTTTGAGTGCGGAAAGCCGACAGCAGGCCATCTTCCTTTCCTTTCAAACCTTGAAGATGAGTATTATGGCCATCGGCTTAGCTGCTGTTGGTATGCTGCTAACGGTGGTTCCCGCGGCACATAATGTGGCTGACGGTACTTTGTCTCTGTCTCGTTCGGTATATGGCAGAGTAATGTTTTTTATTATCCGCGCTTCATATATCTTTTCAAGGGCTATACCGGAGCTCATCTGGGCAATGCTGATCATCTTTCTTTTCAGACCTGGCATTATACCCGGTGCCATAGCCTTAGCCATCCACAACTTTGGTATATTAGGAAAGTTGTGTGCAGAGGTGATTGAAGATCTGGATGAGCGGCCAATCCGTTCCCTGCGAAACTCGGGTGCCGGTAGCGCACAGGTCCTATTCTATGGTATTCTTCCCACCGTTGCTCCAAAATTTATTACCTACCTATTATATCGCTGGGAGGTCATCATTCGCACCAGTATTATTGTAGGATTTGTGGGTGCCGGCGGCCTGGGCAGGCAGTTTAGACTAAGCATGAGCTGGTTTCATTACACCGAAGTTGCTTTGCTGCTCACCTGCTACGCGGTTCTGGTACTATTTGTAGACCTATTAGCGGGGTTTTTAAGGAAGGTAGTTCAGGAAGCCTAGACATTCTCTTCCTGTTCCCGCAGTGCTTTTTTCAGCACCTTGCCGATGGCGGTCTTAGGAAGGGCCTGGCAAAATTCGACATGGCGCGGCACCTTATAGGGTACCAGATGTTCTCGGCAGAAGTTGGTGATTTCATCGGCTTCTGCATTCTTTTCTTCTTTCAATACAATGAATGCCTTTACCGCCTCACCCCGGTAGTCATCGGCAATGCCGATAACACAGGCCTCCTGAACTGCCGGATGCTGGAAAAGGACGTCTTCTACTTCCCGGGGGTAGACGTTAAAGCCCCCGGTTATAATCATGTCTTTTTTCCGATCTACGATAAAGAAGTAACCGTCTTCGTCCATATAGCCCATGTCACCGGTGTATAACCAGCCGTCGCGGATTGCTGCGGCTGTTTCTTCAGGCTTATTATAATAGCCCAGCATTATGTCCGGGCTTTTTAAGATTATTTCGCCTATTTCCCCCGGGGGAAGTTCTTTTTTGCCGGTTTCCATGTCAACCACACGCATAATGGTGTCGGACATGGGAATGCCGATGCTGCCAGTTTTATTGACGCCTTTAAAGGGATTGACGGTTTTAGCTGTCACTGCTTCAGTAAGGCCGTAACCTTCCATGAGTTGGCTTCCCGTAAGTATTTCAAACTGGCGTT is part of the Metallumcola ferriviriculae genome and harbors:
- a CDS encoding putative selenate ABC transporter substrate-binding protein, which produces MIIMIAVVIGGCSDSSGSAATSDADKVLVVGAIPDQNISDLTRRFDLFADYLGEKTGLEVKYAPSVDYAALVTAFKRGEIQLAWFGGLTGVQARELVPGSDAIAQRPRDSQFHSVFIAQSGLNVKSLKNLTGLSFTFGSESSTSGHLMPRYFLLQEGINAETDFEGMPNFSGSHDKTWKLVESGAYQAGALNEAVWQAALAEGKVDTDKVEMFYTTPPYFDYNWTIHADVGEMFGPGTKDKITDALLSMGQEQKEILALFAADSFVETNNENYQAIEQVAAELGIIK
- a CDS encoding phosphonate ABC transporter ATP-binding protein — protein: MITAPAKQSVPMLKMDNISKYYGGEETLAPLSLSINKGETVAVIGPSGAGKTTLLNILGTIVQPDRGQVLINGMSSKNLKPGRQLSRMVGVMHQQLDLIGQLSVINNVLAGRLGEWGLLRSLLSLIIPQEKALAVKALERVGIPEKLYQKTSRLSGGEQQRVAMARILVQQPQAILADEPISSLDPTRAVDILSMLVNFSRENGQTLVVSLHSVEYALQYFNRIIALRHGKIFFDRPANQVTREDMDQLFQIEEEANERCKPWPA
- a CDS encoding PhnE/PtxC family ABC transporter permease, yielding MKGANLGLHNRTILSTALIGVFAWSLTTVDWGNNLLHSGGIAAITQIAKAAFKPDLAPEILILAVVSAWKTLAYATAGMTLAVLLAIPFGILASGILSSCSLNRTIGVISFRGILNAMRAVHELVWAWLFVAAMGLSPFAAIFALAIPYGGTLGRIFADILQDVPRAPLAALQAGGAGKLQLLFYGYFPMALPDMVSYTMYRFECALRSAAIMSFIGLGGLGYQIQISLQDLHYNEVWTFIFFLVLLVMLVDFWSNRLRRRLTA
- a CDS encoding PhnE/PtxC family ABC transporter permease, producing MKISIMLGLTLIISSWTYIFTAEGAHLSLIFSSTTGQQLKEFITQLIGSGAPDNAFLSAESRQQAIFLSFQTLKMSIMAIGLAAVGMLLTVVPAAHNVADGTLSLSRSVYGRVMFFIIRASYIFSRAIPELIWAMLIIFLFRPGIIPGAIALAIHNFGILGKLCAEVIEDLDERPIRSLRNSGAGSAQVLFYGILPTVAPKFITYLLYRWEVIIRTSIIVGFVGAGGLGRQFRLSMSWFHYTEVALLLTCYAVLVLFVDLLAGFLRKVVQEA